One Cuculus canorus isolate bCucCan1 chromosome 1, bCucCan1.pri, whole genome shotgun sequence DNA segment encodes these proteins:
- the COMMD6 gene encoding COMM domain-containing protein 6, whose amino-acid sequence MASRTAAARALAALDVDGTADKIDLIPQDFFAELCEQIIQHLNHKIPGVNTAELCQRMQTSGIEITVGDLEKIANIISFLFSTAARNSLCTEELVTTLGNAVSTLPKHAVQVIRHVWNERGKSISVSEDATSMATVGQFVDMKWKLGVATSSDSCRSLKFPYVTVMLKVADPSGQITYKSFEMTIPQFQNFFRQFKEMAAVLETV is encoded by the exons atgttgATGGTACAGCAGATAAGATTGATTTAATACCTCAAGACTTTTTTGCAGAACTG tgtGAACAAATAATTCAGCATCTGAACCATAAGATCCCAGGTGTAAATACAGCTGAACTGTGTCAG AGAATGCAGACATCTGGGATTGAGATTACTGTTGGTGATCTGGAAAAAATAGCtaacattatttcctttctgtttag CACAGCGGCGAGAAACAGTCTCTGTACAGAAGAACTTGTCACCACCTTGGGCAATGCAGTCAGCACACTGCCAAAACATGCGGTTCAAGTTATTCGTCACGTATGGAATGAACGGGGCAAATCCATTAGTGTATCAGAAGATGCAACAAGTATGGCCACAGTGGGGCAG TTTGTTGATATGAAGTGGAAACTGGGTGTTGCAACGAGCTCTGACTCCTGCAGGTCTCTGAAGTTCCCTTATGTTACAGTGATGCTAAAAGTGGCAGACCCTTCAGGACAAATAACATACAAGTCTTTCGAAATGACAATCCCACAGTTCCAG AACTTCTTCAGACAGTTCAAGGAAATGGCAGCTGTTCTTGAAACAGTTTGA